From the genome of Anaerobacillus sp. CMMVII:
AGCTCGTGAGCTTCTCTCAACAGAAGCACAATTATCATTTCGAGATATTAATGATAATTTGATGCTTGATGGTGCTGATCTTAAACAAGGTGGAGCAAATGTTACTTTTAGTCAGACTAACCAACCATGGGTTGCCGTTACCTTAAATGATGCAGCGAAATTTGGTCAAGTTACAAGTGATCCGGCTGTGTTAGGAAGTCAGCTTGTTATTTGGATGGACTTTCAAGAAGGCGACTCATTTATGCAGGAAATGCAAAAACCGGAATCAGAGAGGAAGTTTATCTCGGCTCCAACTGTAAGAAATGTACTGAATACAACAAACGTAGTTATTGAAGGAACATTTACTTTAGAAGAAGCTCAATTTTTAGCCGATGTCCTAAATGCAGGTTCCCTGCCAGTAAAGTTAGAGGAAGTGTATTCGAATTCAGTAGGTGCGGCTCTTGGTGAAAAAGCAATGGAGATGACAATCTATGCTGGGTTTATTGGTGTAGCCTTAATTTTTCTCTATATGTTAATTTACTACCGTTTTATGGGAATGATTGCAGTTATTACACTATCTTTCTACATATACCTTGTACTTGTAGTCTTTAATTGGATGAATGCAGTTCTTACGCTTCCTGGGATTGCCGCATTAATTCTAGGAGTAGGTATGGCGGTCGATGCAAATATTATTACGTACGAACGAATTAAGGACGAGCTTCGCACAGGAAAGACGACAATGTCTGCTTTCAAAGCGGGGAGCCGTCGTTCTCTATCAACCATCCTAGATGCTAACATTACAACCATTTTAGCAGCATCTGTCTTGTTCTATTTTGGAACAATGGCCGTGCAAGGATTTGCAGTCATGTTAATTGTAAGTATCTTAACAAGCTTTTTAACAGCAGTTTACGGTTCACGACTCCTTTTAGGTTTATGGGTAAACAGTAGAATTTTGAATAAGAAACCAGGCTTATTTGGGGTAAAGGAGAGTGAAATAAGTGAACTTTAATTTTGGAGATTCAAAACTAGATTTTGTAAAACATCGTAAAAAGTTCTTTATCTTCTCAGCTCTACTTGTACTAACGGGAGTTATTTTACTTTCGACTGTTGGTTTAAATTTAGGCATTGATTTTAATAGTGGGACAAAGATTGAGCTCTTAAGTGGCGAAACCTTAACTGCTGAAATTGTTAATAATGAGTTTGCTGAAATTGGTTTAACTCCTGATAATGTACTTTTAGCTGGGGACCGTAGTGAAATGGCTTATGCTACTTTTATTGGTGTCTTAACTCAAGACGAAATTCTTAAAGTACAACGCCACTTTAATGAACAATTTGGTGCTGAGCCTAATATTAGTACGGTAACACCTACGATCGGTCGTGAACTTGCAAGGAATGCCTTTTACTCGGTCATCTTTGCATCGATTGGTATAGTTATCTACGTAACTATCCGCTTTGAACTGTTATATGGTGTCGCAGCTATTGTTGCTTTACTTCACGATGCGTTTTTCATTATTACAATTTTTAGTATTACGCAAATGGAAGTGAACTTGCCGTTCATTGCAGCGGTCCTGACAATTGTAGGGTACTCCATTAACGATACAATTGTAACCTTTGACCGGATTAGAGAAAATCTAAGCTACGAAAAGAAGGTTAGAGGGTTTGAAGATCTAGCACGAGTTGTGAACAAAAGCTTAATCCAAACGTTAGCGCGTTCGATTAATACCGTATTAACAGTTGTTTTTGCGGCAGCAGCCCTACTTATCTTTGGTGGCGAAGCGATCCGTACGTTCTCCTTTGCTTTACTAGTAGGATTGGTAGCAGGAACATATTCATCGCTATTTATTGCAGCACAATTATGGCTAGTTTGGAAAAGTAAAAGTTTACAAAAAAAGCGCTTTAAAATAACTGAGAATGAAGCATAATAGTAGTAGGTTAAACCGTGGTGAGAATAAGCCACGGTTTATTTTCTCTTTGATACCATGAAGTTCTGGTTTGGCTACATATTAGATTGGGTACTAATTAAGAAATAGGTGATTAAATGAATGATGTAAAAGACGAGCGGTATCAACAAGTACAATTTGCCGCTTGGGTAGGGATAATCGGAAATATTATCTTGGCTTTAATTAAAGGTGTCATTGGTTGGTTAGCTGGCAGTAGAGCGCTAGTTGCAGATGCGGTCCATTCGGCCTCTGATGTGGTTGGGTCTGTCGCAGTGTTGATCGGTGTTAGGGCCGCAAAATTACCACCAGATGAAGATCATCCCTATGGTCACGGAAAAGCTGAGTCCATTGCGGCCATCATAGTAGCAGTTTTACTATTTATTGTTGGTTTCGAAATTGCTCTATCTGCAATTAAATCTTTGAATGAACCAATTGAGGTTCCAGGGATTATTGCCATCTATGCTGTTATTTTTTCAATTGTTGTCAAAGAATTGATGTTCCGTTACAAATACCGGTTAGGGAAAAAATATCGTAGTGAGGCTTTAATAACAGATGCTTGGCATCATCGCTCTGATGTTTTTTCGTCAATTGCTGCTTTAATCGGGATTGGTGCATCCATATTGGGAGGCTATATTGGCGTTCCGTGGTTAGTTTACGCTGATCCTTTGGCTGGAATTTTTGTAGCAGGTCTTATTTTAAAAATGGCTTGGGGACTAGGAAAACAATCGATTCACAATGCATTGGATCATGTGCTTCACGATGAGGATACGGTTGAAATGCGTGAAACAGCCTTAAATGTCGATGGGGTTTTAAAAATCGACGAATTCTTAGCGCGTGAGCATGGTCATTACGTTATTATTGATATTAAAATTTCTGTTGATCCCCACATAACAGTTGAAGAAGGTCATGCGATTGGCAAAAAAGTAAAAGCTGAGTTAGTAAAAATAGAACATGTCCAAGATGTTCGCATCCACATTAATCCATTTTCAGAGTAGTTTAGAGTTTTGAGTGTAGAGTCTAGAGTTTGTGACAGCAATGCTTCGAAGCACTACTTTGCAAAAAACTCAACACTCAAAACTAATAAGGAGTTGATCAATTGAGAGGGCAATCGGGGTTAATTCTTGGTTTGGTTGTTGCATTACTAATTACTATTTTTGCGGTAATTAACATGGAGGTAGTAACTGTAAACTACATGTTTGGCACTGCTCAGTGGCCTCTTGTGATTGTAATTATTAGTTCAGTTTTAATGGGCGCGTTATTGGTAGGCGGAGTGGGTTTATATCAATTTTATGGGCTGAAATCAAAACTAAAAAAGCTTCAATTAGAGCATGAAGATCTGAAAAGAAAAAGTAGTAACACGAAGAAAGAACAGGCCAAAATACAAAATAATAATAGCGACTCGAATCCAAAAACATGAATTGCCACACTCTCTAACCTCTTGTATACTATATAGGTTAGGGGTGTGGTATTTCATGCTAAGATCGAAGAAAAGATGGAAAGTAGAAGGAGGAGGCCATTCCTTAGAACAACAGTTTGTCACGGAACTAAAAATATCGCCACTCGTGGCAAATTTACTTTTAAACAGAGGGATTACTTCAGTTGAGGAAGCTCGAAAGTTCTTATATATAGAAAAAACGGAGTTCCATGACCCTTTTTTGATGAAGGGAATGCGACAAGCAACAGAACGAATAATGCAAGCTATTGAAAATAAAGAAAAAATATTAATTTTTGGGGATTATGATGCCGATGGAGTAAGCAGCACGGCAGTTATGATCCTTACTCTGAAACGGTTAGAAGCGGATTTTAACTTTTATATTCCTAATCGCTTTACTGAGGGGTATGGCCCTAATGAGCCTGCACTAAGAAGAGCGAAGGCTGAAGGGTATTCATTAGTTATAACCGTTGATACTGGAATTTCGGCTGTTCATGAGGCAAATGTGGCAATGGAAATTGGTCTGGACTTTATTGTGACAGATCATCACGAACCGCCACCAGTGCTGCCGAATGCGTTAACGATCGTAAATCCAAAACAAGAAGATTGTTTATATCCTTTTAAAGGATTAGCTGGGGTTGGGGTCGCTTTTAAATTAGCTCATGCCTTATTAGGACAAGCTCCAGAAGACTTATTAGACATTGCTGTCATTGGTACGATTGCGGACTTAGTCCCATTAGTAGATGAAAATCGTCTTATTGCGAAAAAAGGGATTCGAGCATTAGAAAAATCAAATCGCCCAGGTTTACAAGCGTTAAAAAAAATAACAGGGATGATTGATAAAGAGTTAAACGCAGACCATGTTGGTTTTGGAATTGGTCCAAGAATAAATGCAGCTGGAAGACTTGATTCAGCCACGCCGGCTGTAGAGTTGTTAGTTTGTGAGGATCGATTACTAGCTGAGGAAATGGCAATTGAGATTGATGAGCTAAATAAGACAAGACAAGGAATTGTCAACGAAATTGCGAACGAAGCAATTGAGATGGTTGAGGAACATTACAAGACTCTAGACGAGCATAAAGTATTAATTGTCGCTAAAGAAGGTTGGAATGCCGGAGTAATAGGGATTGTAGCTTCGAGACTAGTGGAAAAATACTACCGGCCAACAATTGTCATGACGATTGATAAGGAAAAAGGGTTAGCTAAAGGATCAGCGCGTAGTATTGAGGGCTTCGATATGTTTAAAAACTTATCAGAATCTCGTGATATTCTTCCACATTTTGGTGGGCATCCAATGGCAGCCGGTTTAACAATGAAAGTTGCTGATGTAGAAGAATTAAGATCGCGTTTGAATGTACTAGCAAGTGAAATTTTAACTGAATCTGACTATGTTCCAATTACAAATGTCGATATTGAAGTTTCCTTATCGGATATCACGATACCGATCATTGAGGAGATGAGTTTGCTTGCTCCTTTTGGTGTTAGTAATCCAACACCTCGAGTAATGGTAGATCGTGTTAATTTGTCACAAATGAAGAGAATTGGCAGTGAAGAGAACCATTTGAAAATGCTTTTAGAGGAAAATGGGAACACTATCGATTGTGTAGGTTTCAACCTTGGCCATCTATATGAGGAAATCTCTTTAGCAGCACAAGTCTCAGCGGTTGGAACACTCTCAATAAATGAATGGAATGGTAACTGTAAACCACAGATAATGTTAGATGATCTAGCAGTGAACGAGTGGCAATTGTTTGATTGTCGTGGAAGCGGAGGTTTTAAACGACACCGTCATTTACCAACAGAAAAGGTTGTCTGTATCTACTTTGATGAAACAACTATAGAAACTCTAAATATTGAAGAAAAATATCAATTCGTTCATATTCCTTATGATGTCGAGACACCAAACCTAGATTTAACAGGAAAATATGTATTTATCTTAGATTTACCTTTTGAAAAAGCTCAAATAGAAAATGTTTTTGCAAGAAATCAAAAACCAGATAGAATATATCCGATCTTTCATCATAATGAGAATCATTTCTTTACAACGATTCCTTCGAGAGAACACTTTAAATGGTTCTATGGTTTCTTAACAAAGCAACAAACATTTGATTTGAAGAAACACGGCTCACAGTTAGCAAAACATAAAGGTTGGTCTACTGACACAATTGATTTTATGGTAAAGGTGTTTTTTGATTTAGAATTTGTTACAATAAACAACGGACTTATTTCGCTTTCTACAAATATTGAGAAAAAAGATCTTAATCATTCAAAAACATACAAACGAAAGCAGGAACAAGCAAAATTAGAAAATGACTTGTACTATTCTTCTTATAATGAATTAAAAGAATGGTTTGAAAAAATCTTTTCTATAAGGAAGAAGGCATAAAACTTTAATAGGTAATGTCTAGCTCCGGCACCCAGCCCCTCGAGGTCAAATAACCTGACTAGGAAAAAAGTGAAAAGACGCACTTTTTTCTAGTCAGAACATTTGCTTGTCGCTGCTCCTGCGATTACTCGTCGCAAAGCTCGAAGAAGTATTTCGAGGAAGTTGCTTGGCTACCCAGGGCGCTCTGCGCTTTTCTTATCAGCTCGTTACTTAAGCTTGTCGTTTATACAATTAGGAGGAAACATGAAGATGGATTTTAAAGAGTATATTACCATTGTCCCAGATTACCCGAAGGAAGGAATTCGTTTCAAAGACATCACAACCTTAATGGAAAATGGAGAGGTATATAAGCATGCAATCGACGCAATGGCTGAATTCGCGAAAGACAAGAACATCGATGTAGTCGTTGGTCCTGAAGCACGTGGATTTGTTGTAGGTTGTCCAATATCTTATGCTCTTGAAGTAGGGTTCGTTCCGGTTCGTAAAGCAGGAAAGCTTCCAAGAGAAGTGATTCAAGTAGAGTATGGTTTAGAGTACGGGAAAGATACTCTTACTATTCACAAAGACGCAATTAAGCCAGGGCAACGTGTGTTAATTGCAGATGACCTTTTAGCAACTGGTGGAACAATTGAAGCAACAGTGAAAATGGTAGAAGAATCAGGTGGAATTGTCGCTGGGATTGTTTTTATGATCGAACTAACTTATTTAGATGGTCGTGAAAAACTAAGTAAATATGAGGTTTTCTCATTAACCCAGTATGCGTAAAAATAAGTTGAGAGTGCTCTAATGGAGCGCTCCTTTCTTTTAAAGATTAATAAAGTATATGTGTTTTTAGTACTTGATGTCTAGCTCCACCGCCCAGCCCCTCGAGGTCAAATAACCTTCGAGAATAAAAAGTGAAAGAGCACACTTTTTTTCTCGAAGAACATTTGCTTGTCGGGGCTACCCAGGGCGCTTGCGCATTTCTTGTTAGTGTAGAGTTTAGAGTGTAGAGTTTAAAGTCTTTCTTACGAAATCTTCGAAGCAAAAGCATAAAATAACTCTAAACTCTAAACTTTACACTCTAAACCCTTTACATAAGCACAAATTATAACGATAATAGAAAGAAATATATTAAAGGCTGTAAGGTGATGGTGATTCCATTGATCGAACAAGTATTAGACAAAGCGCGTTCTTATCTTTCAGATAAAGATGTAGAATTTTTAAATAAGGCCTATGAGTTTGCCAATCAAGCTCATGGAGAACAATACCGCAAGTCAGGTGAGCCATATATCCTTCACCCAATTCAAGTTGCTGAAATATTAATTGAATTGGAACTGGACCCTGATACGATTGCTGCTGCATTTTTACATGATGTAGTCGAAGATACCGAGGTAACTTTAGATCAGTTACGAAAAGAATTTAGTGATGAAGTAGCAATGTTGGTAGATGGAGTCACAAAGTTAGGTAAGATTAAATATAAATCTCAAGAAGAACAGCAAGCTGAAAACCACAGAAAAATGTTTGTGGCCATGGCTAAAGATATTCGGGTGATTTTAATTAAGCTTGCCGATCGTCTTCATAATATGCGGACATTAAAACATTTGCCAGCAGAAAAGCAAAGAAGAATTGCAAATGAAACGTTGGAAATATTTGCTCCACTAGCACATCGCTTGGGAATATCAACCATTAAGTGGGAGCTTGAGGATACAGCATTACGCTACTTAAATCCACAGCAATACTATAGAATTGTAAATTTAATGAAGAAAAAGCGTGCTGAACGTGAGGACTATATCAATGAGCTCGTGAAAAAAATTGAAGAACGCTTAGAAGAGGTCGATGTAAAAGCGAATATTCACGGTCGAGCTAAGCATATTTATAGTATTTACCGGAAGATGGCCCTCCAAAATAAGCAGTTTAACGAAATTTATGATTTATTAGCAGTAAGAATTATCGTGGAAAATATCAAGGATTGTTATGCGGTTTTAGGTGTGATTCATACTTGTTGGAAGCCTATGCCTGGTCGTTTTAAAGATTATATTGCGATGCCAAAGGCTAATATGTATCAATCACTTCATACGACAGTCATTGGTCCTAAAGGTGATCCACTAGAAGTCCAAATACGCTCTGAGGAAATGCACAAAATTGCTGAATTTGGGGTAGCGGCTCATTGGGCTTATAAAGAAGGCAAGGCAGTTTCTGCCGGTCAATCGTTGGAAAAGAAAATGACTTGGTTTAGAGAAATACTCGAATGGCAAAATGATGCCAATGATGCTCAAGAATTTATGGAATCCTTAAAAATTGACTTGTTTTCTGATACTGTTTTTGTATTCACACCAAAAGGTGATGTTATTGAATTACCTGCAGGATCTGTTCCTTTGGATTTTGCCTACCGAATCCATACAGAAATCGGAAATCGTTGTATTGGTGCAAAAGTGAATGGAAAAATGGTAACACTAGACCACCGTTTGAAAACAGGAGATATTGTAGAGGTACTCACTTCAAAGCATTCATACGGTCCTAGCCAAGATTGGATTAAAATAACACAAAGTTCTCATGCAAAAAATAAGATCCGCCAATGGTTCAAAAAAGAACGTCGCGATGAAAATGTTGCAAAGGGCAGAGATCTAGTTGAAAAAGAAATTAAAAAACATGGAATTGAGCCTAAGGAAGTATTAACAACTGAGAATATTGATTTAGTGGCCAATAAGTTTAATTTCCAAGGTGAGGAAGACATGTATGCAGCTGTAGGCTATAACGGTATTACCGCTGCTCAAATAGCCACTAGATTAACGGAAAAAATCCGAAAAAAACGTGGTCAAGAATTGGAAGATCAAACATTATCGGAACGTGTTTCTGATATAAAGAAATATACCCCAACAAAGAAAACCAATATTGGTGTCAGAGTGAAGGGGATAGACAATCTCTTAATCCGTTTATCAAAGTGCTGTAACCCTGTTCCTGGAGATGAAATTATCGGTTTTATTACCAAGGGGCGAGGTGTGTCGATCCATAGAGCGGATTGTACAAACGTAAGCGCTGATGATGACCAAACAAGATTGCTTCCTGTTGAATGGGAAGGTAACAATCAAGAGACCAAAAACTATAACGTTGATATTGAGATCTCAGGATATGATCGTCGCGGGCTTTTAAACGAAGTTCTTCAAGCTGTAACAGAAACAAGGACAAACATAAATGCTGTTTCAGGAAGATCTGACAAAAATAAAATGGCAACCATCTTGATGACGATTTCCATTCATAATGTTGATCATTTGCAAAAAGTCGTTGATCGAATAAAACGAATTCGCGATATTTATTCTGTACGCAGAATTATGCATTAAAGGAGTAAAAAAGTGAGAGTAGTTGTACAAAGAACGAAACAAGCAAGTGTAGTTGTTGATGAAAAAATAGTTGGCCAGATCGAGTTTGGTTTTATGCTATTAGTCGGTATTACTCATGAGGATACTGAAGCGGATGTTGATTTTCTTGCTGAAAAAATTGTAAATCTACGGGTGTTTGAGGACGAGGCAGGGAAAATGAATTTGTCCCTATTGGATGTAGGTGGTCAAATATTATCAATTTCTCAATTTACGCTATATGGTGACTGCCGAAAAGGGAGACGACCAAATTTTATGAATGCTGCCAAACCAGAGATCGCCGAAAGACTATATCATCTATTAAATGAAAAGTTTCGTGAAAAAGGCGTCAAGGTAGAAACGGGTATTTTCGGTGCCATGATGGACGTTCAGCTATTAAATCACGGACCAGTTACGTTGATAGTTGAAAGTAAATAAAATGCAGTTATGAGTTAAGAGTGTTGAGTTATGAGTTTGTGCAATAAGCTTCGAAGCTCTGCTAAAAAAACTCAAATCTCAAAATTCAAAACTCAAAACTCCAAATAAAAAAACCTAACTTTGCCAAAGTTAGGTTTTTTTATTTGGAAAAATGGACATGATAAGGGAAAAGAGTTTGTAATGAAAGGAAGTCGAATATGAGAGCGGGAAGTAAACAAACAGGAACAGGAAATGGACATCATCAACTAATTGGAGTTGACTTTCATGACTTTATTCAAAGAGAACAAAATGCTACGAATTATGAGCTCGCTGAGGAATATGGGATCTCATTACGAAGTGTAAAAGATTTAAAAAAGAAATTATCAAGAAATTAAATTCGAAAGATATTGACAAGATTACTGTAACTTCGTATGATAGAATACAACGATTAACTTAATAAGTTTACAACCTTTGATGGAGCATAGTAGTTAAGGATTTGCTTGGTAAGAGAGGAAATGTCGTGGCTGAAAACATTTCTCCAAGTGCTTAATGAATGAACACTCCTTAGGTTTTTCCTTGAAAGAAGCTAAGTCTACTTTGGTAGAACTATTCTTTTAGTAGGGGAAAACGTCTACAGGCGTTAACTGTCTAAAGTGGGACTTACATGTTACATACAGTCCAATTAGGGTGGCACCACGGGATCCAAGCTCTCGTCCCTGATATTAATATCAGGGGTGGGGGTTTTTTTGTACTCAAAAAAAGACTTAACTATGATAACGTGTTAAAGTGTGAAACGTGCTTTGGGATTTTACATAGAGTTGATTTTAGTTTAGGAGGAGTAAGGATGAATTTTAAAATACCAAGAGGGACGCAGGACATATTACCCGGGAAAGTAGAACTTTGGCAATTTGTGGAGGGAAAGGCAAGAGATCTTTGTCGACGTTACAATTATAAAGAAATCCGCACACCTATTTTTGAGCATACTGAATTGTTTTTGCGAGGAGTAGGTGACACGACGGATGTCGTTCAAAAGGAAATGTATACTTTTGAAGATCGCGGTGAACGTAGCTTAACGTTAAGACCTGAAGGAACTGCGTCTGTTGCTAGATCGTATGTGGAAAATAAACTTTTTGGTAACCCTAGCCAACCGACTAAACTTTACTATATTGGTCCGATGTTTCGTTATGAGAGACCACAATCAGGAAGAATGCGCCAGTTTGTCCAATTTGGTGTAGAGGCGTTAGGAAGCGCTGATCCGACTATTGACGCTGAAGTAATTGCGTTAGCCATGGAGTTTTATCGCGAATTAGGGCTTAAGAACCTCAAGCTTGTTATCAATAGCTTAGGAGATACGGAGAGCAGAAATGCTCATCGAAAAGCTCTAATAGACCACTTTGAGCCGAGAATTGAAGAGTTTTGTTCAGATTGTCAATCTCGATTAGAAAAAAATCCATTACGAATATTAGATTGTAAAAAAGATCGTGATCATGAATTAATGGGAACGGCTCCAGCCATTTTGGATTACTTAAATGAAGAGTCAACAATCTATTTTGATAAAGTTAAAAAGCTGTTAACTGATATGGAAATCGCTTTTGTAGTAGATCCAAATCTTGTTCGAGGTTTAGATTATTACAATAATACAGCTTTTGAAATTATGATTGATGGGGATGGTTTCGGGTCGATAACGACACTAAGTGGTGGGGGAAGATACAATGGTTTAGTTCAAGAAATTGGCGGCCCTGAAACACCTGGGATCGGATTTGCCTTAAGTATCGAGCGATTATTGATGGCGCTTGAAGTTCAAAATATTTCATTACCGATAACTGAGAAATTAGATTGCTACGTAATTGCTATGGGCGATGAAGCGAAAATTGAAGCAGCCAATATTAGTTTCAAGCTAAGAAAAGCTGGCTTCTCGTGTGATCAAGACTATCTTGATAAAAAAATGAAAGCTCAAATGAAGGCGGCTGATCGTTTTCAAGCCACTTTCGTTGTCATAATTGGTGAGAATGAGTTAGAAAAAGGCACAGTTGTTGTCAAAGAAATGGCAACTGGCGAACAAAAAGAAGTTCCTGTAATTGAGCTAACAAGTTATTTACAAGAAAAGATGAATACTAGGGGGCATTAATAGTGATTGGAAGAACGCATAACTGTGGAGAAGTGTTAGAGCCGGCAATCGGCGAAAAGGTACGACTAAAGGGTGGGTACAAACACGCCGTGATTTAGGGCAAGTTATTTTTATTGATTTACGTGACCGTTCAGGTATTGTCCAAGTGGTATTTCAGCCTGAAATTTCAGCAGAAGCTCACCAAGTTGCTAATAAAATCCGTAATGAATATGTCATTGATGTTGAAGGAACAGTTATAGCGCGTGATGAATCAACGGTAAATGCAAAAATGGTAACTGGTAAAATAGAAGTTTTAGCATCGAAAATAGAGGTCTTAAATAAATCAAAATCACTCCCATTTTTAATTGAAGATGATGCGACAGCATCCGAAGACGTCCGTTTAAAATACCGTTATCTTGATTTAAGACGCCCTGAGATG
Proteins encoded in this window:
- the secD gene encoding protein translocase subunit SecD encodes the protein MVKKGRIVAFFLIVALLATLVVTTVMDVAKEIKLGLDLQGGFEVLYEVFPAHEGDIIDDEALKTTVTALNQRINVIGVSEPNVSIEGENRIRVQLAGVEDQQTARELLSTEAQLSFRDINDNLMLDGADLKQGGANVTFSQTNQPWVAVTLNDAAKFGQVTSDPAVLGSQLVIWMDFQEGDSFMQEMQKPESERKFISAPTVRNVLNTTNVVIEGTFTLEEAQFLADVLNAGSLPVKLEEVYSNSVGAALGEKAMEMTIYAGFIGVALIFLYMLIYYRFMGMIAVITLSFYIYLVLVVFNWMNAVLTLPGIAALILGVGMAVDANIITYERIKDELRTGKTTMSAFKAGSRRSLSTILDANITTILAASVLFYFGTMAVQGFAVMLIVSILTSFLTAVYGSRLLLGLWVNSRILNKKPGLFGVKESEISEL
- the secF gene encoding protein translocase subunit SecF, giving the protein MNFNFGDSKLDFVKHRKKFFIFSALLVLTGVILLSTVGLNLGIDFNSGTKIELLSGETLTAEIVNNEFAEIGLTPDNVLLAGDRSEMAYATFIGVLTQDEILKVQRHFNEQFGAEPNISTVTPTIGRELARNAFYSVIFASIGIVIYVTIRFELLYGVAAIVALLHDAFFIITIFSITQMEVNLPFIAAVLTIVGYSINDTIVTFDRIRENLSYEKKVRGFEDLARVVNKSLIQTLARSINTVLTVVFAAAALLIFGGEAIRTFSFALLVGLVAGTYSSLFIAAQLWLVWKSKSLQKKRFKITENEA
- a CDS encoding cation diffusion facilitator family transporter, which codes for MNDVKDERYQQVQFAAWVGIIGNIILALIKGVIGWLAGSRALVADAVHSASDVVGSVAVLIGVRAAKLPPDEDHPYGHGKAESIAAIIVAVLLFIVGFEIALSAIKSLNEPIEVPGIIAIYAVIFSIVVKELMFRYKYRLGKKYRSEALITDAWHHRSDVFSSIAALIGIGASILGGYIGVPWLVYADPLAGIFVAGLILKMAWGLGKQSIHNALDHVLHDEDTVEMRETALNVDGVLKIDEFLAREHGHYVIIDIKISVDPHITVEEGHAIGKKVKAELVKIEHVQDVRIHINPFSE
- a CDS encoding lipopolysaccharide assembly LapA domain-containing protein: MRGQSGLILGLVVALLITIFAVINMEVVTVNYMFGTAQWPLVIVIISSVLMGALLVGGVGLYQFYGLKSKLKKLQLEHEDLKRKSSNTKKEQAKIQNNNSDSNPKT
- the recJ gene encoding single-stranded-DNA-specific exonuclease RecJ, producing the protein MLRSKKRWKVEGGGHSLEQQFVTELKISPLVANLLLNRGITSVEEARKFLYIEKTEFHDPFLMKGMRQATERIMQAIENKEKILIFGDYDADGVSSTAVMILTLKRLEADFNFYIPNRFTEGYGPNEPALRRAKAEGYSLVITVDTGISAVHEANVAMEIGLDFIVTDHHEPPPVLPNALTIVNPKQEDCLYPFKGLAGVGVAFKLAHALLGQAPEDLLDIAVIGTIADLVPLVDENRLIAKKGIRALEKSNRPGLQALKKITGMIDKELNADHVGFGIGPRINAAGRLDSATPAVELLVCEDRLLAEEMAIEIDELNKTRQGIVNEIANEAIEMVEEHYKTLDEHKVLIVAKEGWNAGVIGIVASRLVEKYYRPTIVMTIDKEKGLAKGSARSIEGFDMFKNLSESRDILPHFGGHPMAAGLTMKVADVEELRSRLNVLASEILTESDYVPITNVDIEVSLSDITIPIIEEMSLLAPFGVSNPTPRVMVDRVNLSQMKRIGSEENHLKMLLEENGNTIDCVGFNLGHLYEEISLAAQVSAVGTLSINEWNGNCKPQIMLDDLAVNEWQLFDCRGSGGFKRHRHLPTEKVVCIYFDETTIETLNIEEKYQFVHIPYDVETPNLDLTGKYVFILDLPFEKAQIENVFARNQKPDRIYPIFHHNENHFFTTIPSREHFKWFYGFLTKQQTFDLKKHGSQLAKHKGWSTDTIDFMVKVFFDLEFVTINNGLISLSTNIEKKDLNHSKTYKRKQEQAKLENDLYYSSYNELKEWFEKIFSIRKKA
- a CDS encoding adenine phosphoribosyltransferase, producing MDFKEYITIVPDYPKEGIRFKDITTLMENGEVYKHAIDAMAEFAKDKNIDVVVGPEARGFVVGCPISYALEVGFVPVRKAGKLPREVIQVEYGLEYGKDTLTIHKDAIKPGQRVLIADDLLATGGTIEATVKMVEESGGIVAGIVFMIELTYLDGREKLSKYEVFSLTQYA
- a CDS encoding bifunctional (p)ppGpp synthetase/guanosine-3',5'-bis(diphosphate) 3'-pyrophosphohydrolase; translated protein: MVIPLIEQVLDKARSYLSDKDVEFLNKAYEFANQAHGEQYRKSGEPYILHPIQVAEILIELELDPDTIAAAFLHDVVEDTEVTLDQLRKEFSDEVAMLVDGVTKLGKIKYKSQEEQQAENHRKMFVAMAKDIRVILIKLADRLHNMRTLKHLPAEKQRRIANETLEIFAPLAHRLGISTIKWELEDTALRYLNPQQYYRIVNLMKKKRAEREDYINELVKKIEERLEEVDVKANIHGRAKHIYSIYRKMALQNKQFNEIYDLLAVRIIVENIKDCYAVLGVIHTCWKPMPGRFKDYIAMPKANMYQSLHTTVIGPKGDPLEVQIRSEEMHKIAEFGVAAHWAYKEGKAVSAGQSLEKKMTWFREILEWQNDANDAQEFMESLKIDLFSDTVFVFTPKGDVIELPAGSVPLDFAYRIHTEIGNRCIGAKVNGKMVTLDHRLKTGDIVEVLTSKHSYGPSQDWIKITQSSHAKNKIRQWFKKERRDENVAKGRDLVEKEIKKHGIEPKEVLTTENIDLVANKFNFQGEEDMYAAVGYNGITAAQIATRLTEKIRKKRGQELEDQTLSERVSDIKKYTPTKKTNIGVRVKGIDNLLIRLSKCCNPVPGDEIIGFITKGRGVSIHRADCTNVSADDDQTRLLPVEWEGNNQETKNYNVDIEISGYDRRGLLNEVLQAVTETRTNINAVSGRSDKNKMATILMTISIHNVDHLQKVVDRIKRIRDIYSVRRIMH
- the dtd gene encoding D-aminoacyl-tRNA deacylase encodes the protein MRVVVQRTKQASVVVDEKIVGQIEFGFMLLVGITHEDTEADVDFLAEKIVNLRVFEDEAGKMNLSLLDVGGQILSISQFTLYGDCRKGRRPNFMNAAKPEIAERLYHLLNEKFREKGVKVETGIFGAMMDVQLLNHGPVTLIVESK
- a CDS encoding RNA polymerase subunit sigma-70 is translated as MRAGSKQTGTGNGHHQLIGVDFHDFIQREQNATNYELAEEYGISLRSVKDLKKKLSRN